In Aquila chrysaetos chrysaetos chromosome 2, bAquChr1.4, whole genome shotgun sequence, the following are encoded in one genomic region:
- the LOC115337873 gene encoding uncharacterized protein LOC115337873 — protein MGTGQSSELPKKSPLGCVLKHWKQLEGVPGGNLRREDFIKYCNHWWPLYKLDEWEKWPVNGTLHYNTMLQLMLFLRVALLLQDGYRKQRIIPVEVNNAVIPIVWAEEVPGKSKRAEPVRIDLKPGSSLLRQKMVYPAVFLTTDQLEGELEHGCLQTIEEVCSSQPDLRGAPPEEKDWELYTDGSSFIREGKRLSGYAVTTTEKVTESRALPSDVSAQKAELIALTRALELRQGKRISIWRDSKYAFGVVHAHGAIWKERGLLSARGTTIQHAEQILKLLEAIQKPTGVAIMHCKAHQSGRTVLETGNGLADRAAKEAAEKGILALVPEKSVNLPKDAPNYNEKDEELTIKLQANRNETGWAVTPTGQIIVPPAIMREIARAENNKVR, from the exons ATGGGAACAGGACAGTCAAGTGAACTCCCTAAAAAATCACCTCTGGGGtgtgttttaaagcactggaaacagctggAGGGTGTCCCGGGTGGCAACCTGCGGAGAGAAGACTTTATTAAATactgtaatcattggtggcctctgtataaGCTTGACGAATGGGAAAAGTGGCCTGTGAATGGGACGCTGCATTATAACACCATGTTACAACTGATGTTATTTTTGAGAG tggctttgttgttaCAGGACGGCTACCGAAAGCAGAGGATCATACCAGTCGaagtaaataatgctgtaattccCATCGTCTGGGCTGAGGAAGTTCCTGGTAAATCCAAAAGAGCAGAGCCTGTGAGAATTGATTTAAAGCCAGGATCGAGtctg CTGAGACAGAAGATGGTTtaccctgctgtgtttttaacaactgatcaACTTGAAGGAGAACTGGAACATGGCTGCCTGCAGACAATTGAAGAAGTCTGCTCCAGCCAACCGGATCTCCGAGGTGCGCCACCGGAAGAAAAAGATTGGGAGCTATATACCGACGGAAGCAGTTTCATCCGTGAAGGAAAACGTTTATCAGGATATGCGGTAACCACTACTGAGAAGGTAACTGAATCACGAGCTTTGCCTTCAGATGTATCTGCCCAAAAGGCTGAATTGATAGCTCTTACTCGAGCACTGGAACTACGTCAAGGAAAACGAATCAGCATTTGGAGAGactcaaagtatgcttttggggtagtacatgcacatggagcaatatggaaagaaagaggactgttaTCTGCACGAGGAACCAccattcagcatgcagaacaaatactgaaattgttagaagccattcaaaagccAACAGGAGTCGCgataatgcactgtaaagcacatcagtcAGGTAGGACTGTCCTTGAAACAGGTAACGGATTGGCTGATAGAGCtgctaaagaggctgcagaaaaaggcatcctagcactagttccagagaaaagtgtaaatttacCGAAAGATGctccaaattataatgaaaaagatgaagaattaacTATTAAACTGCAGGCTAATCGAAATGAAACAGGATGGGCTGTAACACCAACAGGTCAAATAATAGTCCCACCTgcaataatgagagaaattgcccGGGCTGAAAATAACAAAGTACGTTag